A part of Gemmatimonas groenlandica genomic DNA contains:
- a CDS encoding Ig-like domain-containing protein yields MTKRLIGLSLLTAMAAVPTAQAQSLGERIEVGVFGQYTKIDDKLRIDNVAGIGARAGLSVYKWLGVEGDIQVGSTKANRAPNEDITYRPFRGLATLTVPFVPSKKAALVLGAGYVNSVYSGRSTANEYEEGFSALVGLKLCGSGKWGARLDGIMDNNPSPNEQNLEGTSRNFGVRAGVTYALRGGCASVEQFDWALKIDPATATINRGSNRQFALSAADMKSRPIEMRKVMNLTCSSSDASVATVDNTAKVTAVKNGTATITCKGIVKKIERSASSTVTVPAPAWTLTLTPTSGSADVGKTLSFSSKATDADNVDLGTITWSSANASIASVSNGTVTCNAAGSTTITVTKTAYGTTQTQSAMVTCKALPAARVALDETLFNFDKAVVLKSGMDTLKVVLDAMKRIPSLRISVEGHTDWYGDEGYNNNLAKTRAAAVMATLLKMAGPDAASIKDRIVSSSFGEQCIIAPNGDADPGPPRPRVSAANKAAQAPNRRVEIWQLLDGKGAPTACRSADERAGHVPFGDLK; encoded by the coding sequence ATGACAAAACGACTGATCGGTCTCTCGCTGCTGACGGCGATGGCGGCGGTCCCCACGGCCCAGGCTCAGAGCCTCGGCGAACGCATCGAAGTGGGTGTGTTCGGGCAGTACACCAAGATCGACGACAAGCTGCGCATCGATAACGTGGCCGGTATCGGCGCGCGCGCGGGTCTCTCCGTCTATAAGTGGTTGGGTGTCGAAGGTGACATTCAGGTCGGCAGCACGAAGGCCAACCGGGCCCCGAACGAAGACATCACCTATCGCCCGTTCCGCGGTCTGGCCACGCTGACCGTTCCGTTCGTCCCGTCCAAGAAGGCCGCGCTGGTGCTCGGTGCCGGTTACGTGAACTCGGTGTACTCCGGGCGCAGCACGGCCAACGAATACGAAGAGGGCTTCTCGGCGCTCGTCGGCTTGAAGCTGTGCGGCAGCGGCAAATGGGGCGCTCGCTTGGACGGCATCATGGACAACAACCCGTCGCCGAACGAGCAGAACCTCGAAGGCACGTCGCGCAACTTCGGCGTCCGCGCCGGTGTGACGTATGCGCTGCGCGGTGGCTGCGCGTCCGTCGAGCAGTTCGACTGGGCACTCAAGATCGATCCGGCCACGGCCACGATCAATCGCGGCAGCAATCGTCAGTTCGCGCTGTCGGCCGCCGACATGAAGTCGCGTCCGATCGAAATGCGGAAGGTGATGAACCTGACGTGCTCGTCGAGCGACGCGTCCGTCGCAACCGTAGACAACACCGCGAAGGTGACGGCCGTGAAGAACGGCACCGCCACCATCACGTGCAAGGGCATCGTGAAGAAGATCGAGCGCTCGGCCTCGAGCACGGTCACGGTTCCCGCGCCGGCGTGGACGTTGACGCTGACGCCGACGAGCGGTTCGGCCGATGTGGGCAAGACGCTCTCCTTCTCGTCGAAGGCCACCGACGCGGATAACGTCGATCTTGGCACGATCACGTGGAGCTCGGCCAACGCGTCGATCGCGTCGGTCAGCAACGGCACGGTGACGTGTAACGCGGCCGGCAGCACGACCATCACGGTCACGAAGACCGCCTACGGGACCACGCAGACGCAGTCGGCGATGGTGACATGCAAGGCGCTTCCGGCAGCGCGTGTCGCGCTCGACGAGACGCTGTTCAACTTCGACAAGGCCGTCGTGCTGAAGTCGGGTATGGACACGCTGAAGGTCGTGCTCGACGCCATGAAGCGCATTCCGAGCCTGCGTATCTCGGTGGAAGGACACACCGACTGGTACGGCGACGAAGGGTACAACAACAACCTCGCCAAGACCCGCGCCGCCGCCGTGATGGCGACGCTGCTCAAGATGGCTGGCCCGGATGCCGCCTCCATCAAGGATCGCATTGTTTCCTCGAGCTTCGGCGAACAGTGCATCATCGCGCCGAACGGTGATGCCGATCCCGGCCCGCCGCGTCCGCGCGTCTCGGCGGCCAACAAGGCCGCGCAGGCGCCAAACCGTCGCGTGGAAATCTGGCAGCTGCTGGACGGCAAGGGTGCGCCGACGGCGTGTCGCTCAGCCGACGAACGTGCGGGTCACGTGCCGTTTGGTGATCTCAAGTAA
- the paaD gene encoding 1,2-phenylacetyl-CoA epoxidase subunit PaaD gives MLSPDEVYGVLNTVMDPEVPVISVVELGIVRDVAIQNDAVTITITPTYSGCPAMREIEADIRTALVARGVHDVNVKLVLSPAWTTDWIGPDAREKLRAYGIAPPGRAEPQGLITLTRSRVAVQCPFCGSNDTRLQSEFGSTACKAIHVCNSCRQPFDEFKAL, from the coding sequence ATGCTGAGTCCAGACGAGGTGTACGGGGTCCTCAACACGGTGATGGACCCCGAGGTGCCGGTCATCAGCGTCGTCGAACTGGGCATCGTGCGTGACGTCGCGATCCAGAACGACGCGGTCACGATCACGATCACGCCGACGTACTCCGGGTGCCCGGCCATGCGCGAGATCGAAGCCGACATCCGCACGGCCTTGGTCGCCCGTGGTGTGCACGACGTGAACGTGAAGCTCGTGCTCTCACCAGCATGGACGACCGACTGGATCGGCCCGGACGCGCGCGAAAAGCTGCGCGCCTACGGCATCGCCCCGCCAGGTCGCGCCGAACCGCAGGGGCTGATCACGCTCACGCGCTCGCGCGTGGCGGTCCAATGTCCGTTCTGCGGATCGAACGATACGCGCTTGCAGAGTGAGTTCGGCAGCACGGCGTGCAAGGCGATTCACGTGTGTAATTCGTGTCGGCAGCCGTTCGACGAGTTCAAGGCACTGTAA
- the paaC gene encoding 1,2-phenylacetyl-CoA epoxidase subunit PaaC encodes MTEPSFQVAAPRSTPVANPLFEYLLRMGDDRLVLGHRLSEWCGHGPILEEDIALSNIALDLIGHASSLLALAGEVEGQGRDADKLAYFRDAVAFRNALLVEVPNGDFAVTMVRQFLFDAYSVLLLDALSRCEHEGLAAVAAKSLKEDKYHLRHSSEWVVRLGDGTAESHERAQKALDSLWRYTGELFDHDAVDDAVAAEAFIAIDHDALHSLWLTMVKDVVHRATLTLPTDPAMRRGGRRGFHTESLGHMLATMQIVARSHPGASW; translated from the coding sequence ATGACCGAACCGTCGTTCCAGGTAGCCGCGCCGCGCAGTACGCCGGTGGCGAATCCGCTGTTCGAGTACCTGTTGCGCATGGGCGACGATCGCCTCGTGCTCGGGCATCGGCTGTCGGAATGGTGCGGTCACGGGCCGATCCTCGAAGAGGACATCGCGCTCTCCAATATCGCGCTCGACCTGATCGGACACGCCAGCTCGTTGTTGGCGCTCGCCGGTGAAGTGGAAGGGCAGGGGCGCGATGCCGACAAGCTCGCGTACTTCCGTGACGCCGTGGCGTTTCGCAACGCGCTGCTGGTGGAAGTGCCGAATGGCGACTTTGCCGTCACCATGGTGCGGCAGTTCCTGTTCGACGCCTACAGCGTGCTGCTGCTCGATGCGCTGTCACGCTGCGAACACGAAGGACTCGCCGCCGTCGCCGCCAAGTCGCTCAAGGAAGACAAGTACCACCTCCGCCACAGCAGCGAGTGGGTGGTGCGGTTGGGCGATGGCACGGCGGAGAGTCACGAGCGCGCCCAGAAGGCGCTCGATTCGCTGTGGCGTTACACCGGCGAGCTGTTCGATCACGACGCCGTCGATGATGCGGTGGCGGCTGAAGCGTTCATCGCGATCGATCACGACGCGCTGCATTCGTTGTGGCTCACGATGGTAAAGGACGTGGTGCATCGCGCGACGCTGACGCTCCCCACCGATCCCGCCATGCGCCGCGGTGGCCGTCGCGGCTTTCACACCGAATCTCTGGGACATATGCTGGCGACCATGCAGATCGTGGCGCGCTCGCATCCTGGCGCCTCTTGGTAG
- the paaB gene encoding 1,2-phenylacetyl-CoA epoxidase subunit PaaB has protein sequence MSDSQWPLWEVFTQPNKGEPFEHAGSVHAPDGELALQNARDVYARRGEAVNLWVVPSAAIVASAPSDAGPFFDPGNDKPYRHPQFYIAPRGVRIF, from the coding sequence ATGTCAGACAGTCAGTGGCCGCTCTGGGAAGTCTTCACGCAGCCCAACAAGGGTGAACCGTTCGAACACGCCGGTAGTGTGCACGCGCCCGATGGCGAGCTCGCGCTGCAGAATGCCCGCGACGTGTACGCGCGTCGCGGCGAAGCGGTGAATCTGTGGGTGGTGCCGAGCGCCGCGATCGTGGCTTCGGCGCCATCGGATGCGGGTCCGTTTTTCGACCCGGGGAATGACAAGCCGTATCGTCATCCGCAGTTCTATATCGCGCCGCGTGGCGTGCGCATCTTCTGA
- the paaA gene encoding 1,2-phenylacetyl-CoA epoxidase subunit PaaA gives MDQNPPVPTEDPALLAAFEARIAAGESIEPKDWMPERYRKQLTRMMSQHAHSEIVGMLPEGNWITRAPSLRRKMSLIAKVQDEAGHGLYIYCGTETLGVDRHELVEALLDGRAKYSSIFNYPTLSWADMGVIGWLVDGAAIVNQTVLAKASYGPYARAMVRICKEENFHKRQGYEICSVLANGTPEQKAMVQEAFNRFWWPSLMMFGPSDTDSPNSAELLKWRVKRKTNDELRQRFVNLTVPQAIAIGITVPDPDMAFDADTGNWEFGEIDWSEFFEVLKGNGPCNRERLDARRKAHADGEWVRAAATAHAEKQKARSSTAAA, from the coding sequence ATGGACCAGAACCCGCCCGTCCCCACCGAGGATCCGGCCCTCCTGGCTGCCTTCGAAGCTCGCATCGCCGCTGGCGAAAGCATCGAGCCGAAGGACTGGATGCCGGAGCGCTATCGCAAGCAGCTGACACGGATGATGTCGCAACACGCGCACTCCGAAATCGTCGGCATGTTGCCCGAAGGCAACTGGATCACGCGCGCGCCGTCGCTGCGTCGCAAGATGTCGCTCATCGCCAAGGTGCAGGATGAGGCCGGGCATGGGTTGTACATCTACTGCGGCACGGAAACGCTGGGCGTCGATCGCCACGAACTCGTCGAAGCACTGCTCGATGGTCGCGCGAAGTACTCCAGCATTTTCAACTATCCCACGCTCTCGTGGGCGGACATGGGCGTAATCGGGTGGCTGGTCGACGGTGCCGCGATCGTGAACCAGACCGTGCTCGCTAAGGCCTCTTACGGGCCATACGCCCGCGCGATGGTCCGCATCTGCAAGGAAGAAAACTTCCACAAGCGTCAGGGCTACGAGATCTGCTCGGTGCTGGCCAACGGCACGCCGGAACAGAAGGCCATGGTGCAGGAAGCGTTCAACCGCTTCTGGTGGCCGTCGCTGATGATGTTCGGTCCGAGCGACACCGACTCGCCGAACAGCGCCGAGCTGCTCAAGTGGCGTGTGAAGCGGAAGACGAATGACGAGTTGCGTCAGCGCTTCGTGAATCTCACCGTGCCGCAGGCCATCGCGATCGGCATCACCGTGCCCGATCCCGACATGGCATTCGATGCCGACACCGGCAACTGGGAGTTCGGCGAGATCGACTGGAGTGAATTCTTTGAAGTGCTGAAGGGCAACGGTCCCTGCAATCGCGAACGTCTCGACGCGCGCCGCAAGGCGCATGCAGACGGCGAATGGGTGCGCGCGGCGGCGACGGCGCATGCCGAGAAGCAGAAGGCGCGTTCGTCCACGGCTGCGGCCTGA
- a CDS encoding enoyl-CoA hydratase/isomerase family protein: MTTDAPRPANSPDGYVRTDIADGIGRIEFFHPKSNALPSAILRDLAAAVTAVGADPSVRVIVLQSGGTGPFCAGASFDELTAIASPEQGQEFFSGFARVILAMIRAPKFVISRVHGKAAGGAVGLIAASDFSMAVTKASAKLSELAVGIGPFVVGPVIEKKIGLAAFGAMSVDADWRDAAWGERHGLYAKLFDDVAAMDDAVTALATTLAASNPEAMAMLKRVFWAGTEQWETLLAERAGMSGTLVLSEFTRNAIGAFKTR; the protein is encoded by the coding sequence ATGACGACAGACGCTCCCCGCCCCGCCAACAGTCCGGACGGCTACGTCCGCACCGACATCGCCGATGGTATCGGCCGTATCGAATTCTTTCACCCCAAAAGCAACGCGCTGCCGAGTGCCATTCTGCGCGATCTCGCGGCCGCGGTCACGGCGGTCGGCGCCGATCCATCGGTACGCGTGATCGTGCTGCAGAGTGGCGGTACGGGTCCGTTCTGCGCCGGCGCATCGTTCGACGAGCTCACGGCGATTGCCAGTCCGGAACAGGGTCAGGAGTTCTTCAGCGGGTTCGCCCGTGTGATCCTCGCCATGATCCGTGCGCCCAAGTTCGTGATCAGCCGTGTGCACGGGAAAGCGGCGGGCGGCGCCGTCGGCCTCATCGCCGCCTCCGACTTCAGCATGGCGGTCACCAAAGCGTCGGCCAAACTCAGCGAGCTCGCGGTCGGCATCGGGCCGTTCGTGGTCGGTCCCGTGATCGAAAAGAAGATCGGACTGGCCGCTTTCGGCGCGATGTCGGTTGACGCCGACTGGCGCGACGCGGCGTGGGGCGAACGGCACGGTCTTTACGCCAAGCTGTTCGACGACGTGGCCGCCATGGATGACGCCGTCACCGCGCTGGCCACCACGCTCGCCGCCTCGAATCCCGAAGCGATGGCGATGCTCAAGCGCGTGTTCTGGGCAGGGACCGAGCAGTGGGAGACGCTGCTGGCCGAACGCGCGGGCATGAGCGGGACGCTGGTGCTCTCGGAGTTCACGCGGAACGCGATCGGCGCCTTCAAGACCCGTTGA
- a CDS encoding alpha/beta fold hydrolase, which yields MTKPAIVVVHGALGSAAQMQPVADALSALGEVHTIEFPGHGETPPGEVVPFAMYSLIDALRAGIASRRLRQPLVFGYSMGGYVALLLESLSPGTLGGIVTLGTKIEWTPEVAAGAIARLDASVLRTKVPVFAEQLRVRHANAGGWEQVLTSTAALLGALGQRPRLTAQTLAAVTIPVRVAAGSRDDTLADGEAARLGALLPNATYTSLPDVPHPIERVPTALVVELVGGLLRDFPRS from the coding sequence GTGACGAAACCAGCGATTGTCGTCGTGCATGGCGCGCTGGGAAGCGCCGCGCAGATGCAGCCAGTCGCCGATGCGTTGTCGGCACTGGGCGAGGTGCACACGATCGAATTCCCGGGCCACGGTGAGACACCGCCGGGCGAAGTAGTTCCGTTCGCGATGTACAGCTTGATCGATGCGCTGCGTGCTGGAATCGCGTCGCGCAGATTGCGCCAGCCATTGGTGTTCGGCTACTCGATGGGCGGCTATGTCGCGCTGTTGCTGGAGTCGCTGTCGCCCGGAACGCTTGGCGGCATCGTGACGCTTGGCACAAAAATCGAGTGGACGCCCGAAGTGGCGGCCGGCGCGATCGCACGTCTCGATGCGTCGGTGTTGCGGACCAAGGTGCCCGTGTTCGCCGAACAGCTGCGGGTGCGACATGCGAACGCGGGTGGTTGGGAGCAGGTACTGACCTCCACCGCGGCGCTACTGGGCGCGCTCGGCCAACGACCGCGGCTCACGGCGCAGACGTTGGCCGCGGTGACGATCCCAGTCCGCGTGGCCGCCGGCTCGCGCGACGACACGCTCGCGGACGGTGAAGCCGCGCGCTTGGGGGCGCTGTTGCCCAACGCCACGTATACGTCGCTGCCGGACGTGCCGCATCCGATCGAACGCGTCCCGACGGCCCTCGTCGTGGAGCTCGTTGGTGGTCTCCTGCGCGACTTTCCCCGGAGCTGA